The Sphingobium baderi genome has a segment encoding these proteins:
- a CDS encoding ATP-dependent nuclease: MRINRAKIENFRLLRDVEIGFEEQTTLIVGRNNSGKTSIAELFRRLLSDRALSFRLEDFSLGCHECFWTSLVSFRAQQDSSETLGQLPAIKLVLDIGYDVDAADLGPLSECIIDLNPDCHEARLEFRFAPKANALQALFVDLTEPLEDPEADRARLYRELGNRIASAYAGSLEAVDPNDPTNRKTLEPKILSALVGGGFINAQRGLDDDTFRERDVLGKVVEVLFQSALTDELDPTRRSTAEQLKEAVDQIQGDLHIGFNAKLTSLLPTFDLFGYPGLVDPGLVTETSFDVDKLLSNHTRLRYRGVNGVTLPETYNGLGARNLVYMLLQLLRFFREFQGTPTAAGVHLIFIEEPEAHLHPQMQEVFIRQLEYIANAFVAQLNADRPWPVQFVVTTHSPHMANEARFESLRYFLSVTDGPGLRRSVVKDLRQGMGGAPEEDRNFLHQYLTLSRCDLFFADKAVLIEGTAERLLLPAMIRKTDAAAQGEPQLSSQYLTVMEVGGAYAHRFFGLLAFLELRTLIITDIDSVAPGAKNKRVAVRVAEGTFTSNACIKSWYEPDVSPAQLLDKSTEEKTDGGRRLAYQIPEQDGGPCARSFEDAFILANPELFDLGEGDQATLAYEHAAEQKKSSFALEHAIVNTEWRTPRYIGEGLRWLAQGNPAPTLGPDAIAAELVAEVIDAADGAQVDG; this comes from the coding sequence ATGCGCATCAACCGAGCTAAGATTGAAAACTTCAGGCTCCTCCGCGACGTGGAGATCGGTTTCGAAGAACAGACGACGCTCATCGTTGGCCGCAACAACAGCGGCAAGACGTCGATCGCCGAGCTGTTCCGGCGCTTGCTGTCCGATCGCGCCCTGAGTTTCCGCCTCGAAGATTTTTCGCTCGGGTGTCACGAATGCTTTTGGACATCGCTTGTGTCTTTCCGCGCGCAGCAAGATTCGTCCGAGACGCTCGGACAGTTGCCAGCAATCAAGCTCGTGCTCGATATCGGCTATGACGTCGATGCGGCCGATCTTGGGCCGCTTAGCGAGTGCATCATCGACTTGAATCCCGATTGCCACGAGGCCCGGCTGGAGTTCCGGTTCGCGCCGAAGGCCAATGCGCTACAGGCGTTGTTCGTTGATTTAACGGAGCCGCTCGAAGATCCGGAGGCGGACCGCGCCCGGCTCTACCGCGAACTCGGAAATCGCATTGCCTCGGCCTATGCCGGATCGCTGGAAGCGGTCGATCCGAACGACCCGACCAACCGGAAGACACTGGAACCAAAGATCCTGTCCGCGCTCGTCGGCGGCGGCTTCATCAATGCCCAGCGCGGGCTGGATGACGATACATTCCGCGAGCGCGACGTGCTCGGCAAGGTGGTCGAGGTGCTCTTCCAATCGGCATTGACGGACGAACTGGATCCAACGCGACGCAGCACCGCCGAGCAGCTCAAGGAGGCGGTCGATCAGATCCAGGGCGATCTGCATATCGGTTTTAACGCCAAGCTGACCTCACTGCTGCCCACGTTCGACCTGTTTGGATATCCTGGCCTTGTAGACCCGGGATTGGTGACAGAGACCAGCTTCGACGTCGACAAGCTGCTCAGCAACCACACGCGCCTGCGCTACCGGGGCGTGAACGGCGTAACCCTGCCCGAAACCTACAATGGCCTCGGCGCGCGCAACCTCGTTTACATGCTACTACAGCTCCTGCGCTTCTTCCGCGAGTTCCAGGGAACGCCAACAGCGGCCGGCGTGCATCTAATCTTTATCGAGGAGCCCGAGGCGCATCTGCATCCCCAGATGCAGGAGGTGTTCATACGCCAGCTGGAGTACATCGCCAACGCGTTCGTCGCCCAATTGAACGCCGACCGTCCGTGGCCGGTCCAGTTCGTCGTCACCACCCACTCGCCCCACATGGCGAACGAAGCCCGCTTCGAGAGCCTCCGCTATTTTCTGTCGGTTACCGACGGCCCGGGCCTCCGGCGCTCAGTTGTGAAGGATCTCCGGCAGGGTATGGGCGGCGCGCCGGAAGAGGATCGCAATTTTCTTCATCAATATCTCACGCTATCCCGCTGCGACCTTTTCTTTGCGGACAAGGCGGTGCTGATCGAAGGAACCGCTGAACGCCTTCTCCTTCCGGCGATGATCCGCAAGACCGACGCTGCCGCGCAAGGCGAGCCGCAACTAAGCAGTCAGTACCTCACTGTCATGGAGGTCGGCGGCGCCTACGCCCATCGCTTCTTCGGCCTGCTGGCGTTCCTCGAGTTGCGCACGCTGATCATCACCGATATCGATTCCGTTGCGCCCGGGGCCAAGAACAAGCGCGTGGCGGTTCGTGTGGCCGAGGGCACATTCACCAGCAATGCCTGTATCAAAAGCTGGTACGAGCCCGACGTGAGCCCAGCCCAGCTGCTCGACAAGTCGACCGAGGAGAAGACCGACGGCGGACGACGGCTCGCCTATCAGATCCCCGAGCAGGATGGCGGTCCATGTGCTCGCAGCTTTGAGGATGCCTTCATCCTCGCCAATCCAGAACTCTTCGATCTCGGCGAGGGCGACCAGGCGACGCTCGCCTATGAGCATGCGGCCGAACAGAAAAAGTCCAGCTTTGCGCTTGAACATGCGATCGTAAACACCGAGTGGCGGACGCCGCGCTACATCGGCGAAGGGTTGCGGTGGCTTGCCCAAGGCAATCCAGCGCCGACCCTCGGGCCAGACGCGATCGCCGCCGAGTTGGTCGCCGAAGTGATTGACGCGGCTGATGGGGCCCAGGTCGATGGCTGA
- a CDS encoding ParA family protein, whose amino-acid sequence MKTIVVSLLKGGVGKTFLATHLAWYLAEPPERRVAFVDLDPQGSSTRRLGGERQGGFSADLFDPAAALSADGQAGLTVLGADPRLQMVKAAQDVRDFIGRFPALRPHFDYCVIDTGPKWDELTLSAMAVADAVIAPVQVAEDSVECAKMLLTALRKAEAARAGRKIAFLGLLPSMVNPFDRREMENAVKLAHAVGEKLMFPAFIKARPTYKHAAENHRPVWQENGSGAKAAAEEIRAVLAEIERRMTSQEVVAA is encoded by the coding sequence ATGAAGACGATCGTGGTCAGCCTGCTCAAGGGCGGGGTCGGCAAGACCTTCCTCGCCACCCATCTCGCCTGGTATCTCGCCGAACCGCCTGAGCGCCGCGTCGCCTTCGTCGATCTCGATCCCCAGGGCAGCTCGACGCGGCGCCTGGGCGGCGAGCGGCAGGGCGGGTTTTCCGCCGACCTGTTCGATCCTGCCGCTGCGCTCAGCGCCGACGGGCAGGCCGGGCTGACCGTGCTCGGCGCCGATCCCCGCCTGCAGATGGTCAAGGCGGCGCAGGATGTGCGCGACTTCATCGGGCGCTTCCCGGCGCTCCGCCCGCATTTCGACTATTGCGTCATCGACACCGGTCCCAAGTGGGACGAGCTCACGTTGAGCGCGATGGCGGTCGCCGATGCCGTGATCGCCCCGGTGCAGGTTGCCGAGGATTCGGTCGAATGCGCCAAGATGCTGCTGACCGCGTTGCGCAAGGCCGAGGCCGCGCGCGCCGGCCGCAAGATCGCTTTCCTCGGGCTCCTCCCCTCGATGGTCAATCCGTTCGACCGGCGCGAGATGGAGAATGCGGTGAAGCTCGCGCATGCGGTCGGCGAGAAGCTCATGTTCCCGGCCTTCATCAAGGCGCGGCCGACCTACAAGCATGCCGCGGAAAATCATCGTCCGGTATGGCAGGAGAACGGCAGCGGCGCCAAGGCGGCGGCCGAGGAGATCCGCGCGGTGCTCGCCGAGATCGAGCGGCGCATGACAAGCCAGGAGGTCGTGGCCGCCTGA
- a CDS encoding DUF3768 domain-containing protein codes for MSQSSPNAMSQAERIARVAELNDALRRSIHSPGRNQIVMTAGVAALIGEVALFRGFRRRAEIIRIVRDYDSFTPDNDPIGEHDFGRFEFEDAILYWKIDYYDLELAYGSADAANPEVTTRVLTILLADEY; via the coding sequence ATGTCCCAATCCTCCCCGAATGCGATGAGCCAGGCCGAGCGGATCGCCCGCGTCGCCGAACTCAATGACGCGCTTCGCCGGTCCATCCATAGCCCGGGCCGCAACCAGATCGTGATGACCGCCGGCGTTGCGGCGCTGATCGGCGAGGTCGCCCTGTTCCGCGGCTTTCGCCGACGCGCGGAGATCATCCGGATCGTGCGCGACTATGACAGCTTCACGCCCGACAACGATCCGATCGGCGAGCATGATTTCGGCCGCTTCGAGTTCGAGGATGCGATCCTCTACTGGAAGATCGACTATTATGACCTCGAGCTCGCCTATGGCTCGGCGGATGCCGCGAACCCCGAGGTCACGACGCGCGTGCTCACCATCCTGCTGGCCGACGAATATTGA
- a CDS encoding ParB/RepB/Spo0J family partition protein, with amino-acid sequence MGKFDERIEEFGLLVGDHERARRVEDIELARILPDPGNPRRSFDDDALAELAASIASRGVLQPITVTPPDAKGMHRISLGERRFRASQLAGLATIPAIVVPVGEGVQLLADQIVENDQRANLSSVELAHAIARMLKGGMNQVEIAAALGRSKQFVSLYAAYGDMPAYLKAALPFAPIRLLYDLHRTARDYPAEVEAYVASWGDAGATLAAGSRFIAELKQTHPAPVPPRAPVAQPLAPTDRDPVRSGLTDKPSAPIRSPRLPVLVDGFPAWLPLAPLVTVIFEDGREREVAASSIGPTGERSEALPTTDPPPPRS; translated from the coding sequence ATGGGCAAGTTCGACGAGCGCATCGAGGAGTTCGGACTTCTTGTCGGCGACCATGAACGGGCGCGCCGGGTCGAGGATATCGAACTTGCGCGCATCCTGCCCGACCCCGGCAATCCCCGGCGCAGCTTCGACGATGACGCGCTCGCCGAGCTGGCCGCCTCGATCGCGTCGCGCGGCGTGCTGCAGCCGATCACGGTCACGCCGCCCGACGCGAAGGGCATGCACCGGATAAGTCTGGGCGAGCGCCGCTTCCGCGCATCGCAGCTGGCGGGCCTTGCCACGATCCCCGCGATCGTCGTGCCGGTCGGCGAGGGGGTGCAACTGCTGGCCGACCAGATCGTCGAGAACGACCAGCGCGCCAATCTGTCGTCGGTCGAGCTCGCCCATGCGATCGCCCGGATGCTGAAGGGCGGGATGAACCAGGTCGAGATCGCGGCGGCACTCGGCCGATCCAAGCAGTTCGTCTCGCTCTATGCCGCCTATGGCGACATGCCGGCCTATCTCAAGGCGGCCCTGCCGTTTGCGCCTATTCGCCTTCTCTATGATCTGCACCGGACGGCGAGGGACTACCCTGCCGAGGTCGAGGCATATGTCGCCAGCTGGGGCGACGCCGGCGCAACGCTCGCCGCAGGATCGCGCTTCATCGCCGAACTCAAGCAGACGCACCCGGCGCCGGTCCCTCCGCGGGCGCCTGTGGCACAGCCATTGGCCCCCACCGACCGCGATCCGGTTCGATCGGGCCTCACGGACAAACCCTCCGCGCCGATCCGATCTCCTAGACTACCGGTCTTGGTCGACGGCTTCCCTGCGTGGCTCCCGCTGGCGCCTTTGGTCACGGTGATTTTCGAGGATGGCCGCGAGCGTGAAGTCGCTGCCTCGTCGATCGGTCCGACCGGCGAGAGAAGCGAGGCCTTGCCAACAACTGACCCGCCTCCTCCGCGTTCGTAG
- a CDS encoding relaxase/mobilization nuclease domain-containing protein has product MREEEGVLPLPSLMEAWRPPAGGKRTLRGAYVRIKPGGSGGGAARPMSMGQAEARAKLERIVRKAPEVMVKVSGKQYGAHHVAEHFGYVARHGKLAVRSSEGEIITEPDRLKAIAQDWAMLDEAMNEHGRERPTSMSLVLSMPGGSTDAETLHDAAQAFARILFEGNHAYMLALHTDTDHPHVHLTVATEGADGTRFNPRKADLHHMRETFAHELRARGVAAEATPRRARGHVQKRVRSAALHLDARLGAEGRRLNLAQLNELRAQSFVRAADQERRPEDVMALARQKQIRGAYAEAAVALAATGKPEDRALGQEIAGFLAAMPPAVSRRLARAREILQSERPPQERRNEPEGVSPPTGADEGRPPPHRDRER; this is encoded by the coding sequence ATGCGTGAGGAGGAGGGGGTTCTCCCGCTTCCCAGCCTGATGGAGGCCTGGCGGCCGCCGGCAGGCGGCAAGCGGACCCTGCGCGGCGCCTATGTTCGGATCAAACCGGGCGGAAGCGGGGGCGGGGCCGCCCGGCCGATGTCGATGGGCCAGGCCGAGGCGCGCGCCAAGCTCGAGCGGATCGTGCGCAAGGCGCCCGAGGTGATGGTGAAGGTCTCCGGCAAGCAATATGGCGCTCATCATGTCGCCGAGCATTTCGGCTATGTGGCGCGCCACGGGAAGCTCGCCGTCCGATCGAGCGAGGGCGAGATTATCACCGAGCCGGATCGGCTCAAGGCGATCGCTCAGGACTGGGCGATGCTCGACGAGGCCATGAACGAACATGGCCGGGAACGGCCGACGTCGATGTCGCTGGTGCTGTCGATGCCCGGGGGATCGACCGACGCCGAGACGCTCCATGATGCGGCGCAGGCATTCGCGCGAATCCTGTTCGAGGGGAACCATGCCTATATGCTGGCGCTCCATACCGACACCGATCATCCCCACGTCCATCTGACGGTGGCGACCGAAGGGGCGGACGGAACCCGCTTCAATCCGCGCAAGGCGGATCTCCATCATATGCGTGAGACCTTCGCGCATGAGCTGCGCGCGCGCGGTGTCGCGGCGGAAGCGACACCCCGGCGGGCGCGCGGTCATGTCCAGAAGCGCGTGCGGTCAGCCGCGCTCCATCTCGATGCCCGGCTTGGGGCCGAGGGGCGCAGGCTCAATCTCGCGCAGCTCAACGAACTGCGGGCGCAAAGCTTCGTGCGTGCGGCCGACCAGGAGCGCCGGCCGGAAGATGTCATGGCGCTGGCGCGCCAGAAGCAGATCCGCGGCGCCTATGCCGAGGCCGCCGTCGCGCTCGCCGCCACCGGAAAACCGGAAGATCGGGCCTTGGGGCAGGAAATCGCCGGCTTTCTGGCGGCGATGCCGCCGGCGGTGTCGCGGCGGCTCGCGCGCGCACGGGAGATACTGCAATCCGAACGGCCGCCGCAGGAGCGCCGAAACGAGCCGGAGGGCGTTTCGCCGCCCACAGGTGCGGACGAGGGGCGGCCACCGCCTCACCGGGATCGGGAACGATGA
- a CDS encoding nucleotidyl transferase AbiEii/AbiGii toxin family protein, whose translation MDEFARRPAEDRRAFIDEAAARRDLTPIIIEKDFWVCWTLRRLVMCPDLAGHMTFKGGTSLSKAYGIIARFSEDIDLTISRAAPLLSEVASPMDSDITGKERERRTKALKAAAQAYVATVAMPILAREIEVALGTAEGWSLALDPDDKDQQTLLFVYPRTSGYGLAYGENYGGADESGYIKPRIKLEFGARGDTEPFALRPILPYLAEDFPEELPDPVTEVPTLAVARTFWEKVTILHALHHNGKLREGMSRHYYDVLMLDQAGITNEAMGRIDLLEQVVHNKSLMFADRSASYDTAVVGTLRLSPDGATWEKLERDYGAMSEMFMAAPPKFEALMKGLAAIEGTINGR comes from the coding sequence ATGGATGAGTTCGCACGCAGACCAGCCGAGGATCGGCGCGCCTTTATCGATGAAGCGGCGGCGCGGCGGGATCTGACGCCGATCATCATCGAGAAGGATTTCTGGGTCTGCTGGACGCTACGCCGCCTCGTCATGTGTCCCGACCTCGCCGGTCACATGACCTTCAAGGGCGGGACCTCGCTGTCGAAAGCCTATGGGATCATCGCGCGCTTCTCCGAAGATATCGACCTCACCATCAGCCGCGCGGCGCCGCTGCTCAGCGAAGTCGCCTCGCCGATGGACAGCGACATTACCGGCAAGGAGCGCGAGCGCCGGACCAAGGCGCTCAAGGCGGCGGCACAGGCTTATGTCGCCACGGTCGCCATGCCGATCCTGGCGCGCGAAATCGAAGTCGCTCTCGGCACGGCCGAGGGCTGGAGCCTGGCGCTCGATCCCGACGACAAGGACCAGCAGACGCTGCTCTTCGTCTATCCGCGCACCTCGGGTTACGGGCTCGCCTATGGCGAGAATTACGGTGGCGCGGATGAAAGCGGTTACATCAAGCCGCGCATCAAGCTGGAATTTGGCGCCCGCGGCGACACGGAACCGTTCGCGCTTCGACCGATCTTGCCCTATCTGGCCGAAGACTTTCCCGAGGAACTGCCGGATCCGGTGACCGAGGTGCCGACGCTGGCCGTTGCGCGGACCTTCTGGGAAAAGGTCACGATCCTTCATGCGCTCCATCATAACGGCAAGCTGCGCGAGGGCATGTCGCGCCATTATTATGACGTGCTGATGCTCGACCAGGCGGGCATCACGAACGAGGCGATGGGGCGGATCGATCTGCTCGAGCAGGTCGTGCACAACAAGAGCCTGATGTTCGCGGACAGGTCGGCCTCCTATGACACCGCCGTGGTTGGAACGCTGCGCCTGTCGCCCGATGGCGCGACTTGGGAGAAGCTTGAGCGGGACTATGGCGCGATGTCGGAGATGTTCATGGCCGCGCCGCCGAAATTCGAGGCGTTGATGAAGGGTCTGGCGGCGATCGAGGGGACGATCAACGGGCGTTGA
- a CDS encoding UvrD-helicase domain-containing protein → MADEETAADAAGRLALERVYACFDAGQSFRLEAGAGAGKTYSLEKALRRLIELRGTELVRKRQQIGCITFTNVAKDEIIARVQAHPAVRPETIHGFCWSVLQDFQPQLRAIVPDLPGWGERLADAGVGGLGARKVNYDLGYPRVTPDEVSLKHEDVLTLMTELLARPKFRLVLAKRYPVLLIDEYQDTDAGFVEALKQHFLGTGTGPIIGLFGDHWQKIYGEGCGAVEHAALEVIDKNANFRSAEPIVAVLNRMRPDLEQIPSDPDAPGEARIFHTNAWPGQRRTGQGGGHWTGDTSPEAARAYLDHLKQRLSDEGWDFAVERTKILMLSHSVLAKEQGYPTIQSIYGQFNDAWLKKEDPHIKFLADQLEPACAAFQAKRYGEMFESLGAGRPCIRRHHDKVAWTQSLEQLIQLRATGTIGAVIDLIKGQAHMHLPEAVLDREQRLADAGPEPVEGESRRIAQLRRLRDVAYTELMAVDAFIDGHTPFATKHGVKGAEFENVLVIVGRGWNKYNFAQMLERLDPGPPADKVESFESNRNLFYVACSRPKRRLALLFTQILSELAMAKVTALFGEANVIPLPADPAGGAAP, encoded by the coding sequence ATGGCTGACGAAGAGACCGCCGCCGACGCGGCCGGCCGCCTTGCACTTGAGCGTGTCTATGCGTGCTTCGATGCCGGACAAAGCTTCCGGCTCGAGGCAGGCGCGGGCGCAGGCAAGACATATTCCCTAGAAAAGGCGCTGCGCCGCCTGATCGAACTTCGCGGTACGGAACTTGTGCGTAAGCGCCAACAGATTGGTTGCATCACGTTCACGAACGTGGCGAAGGATGAGATTATCGCGCGCGTTCAGGCCCACCCGGCGGTTCGGCCGGAGACCATTCACGGATTTTGTTGGTCAGTATTGCAGGACTTTCAGCCCCAGCTCCGCGCGATCGTGCCTGACTTGCCGGGATGGGGAGAACGTCTCGCCGATGCCGGGGTGGGGGGGCTAGGCGCGAGGAAGGTCAATTACGACCTCGGCTATCCCCGGGTGACGCCAGACGAGGTGTCATTGAAGCACGAAGACGTGCTGACGCTGATGACGGAGCTGCTGGCACGGCCCAAGTTTCGCTTAGTGCTAGCGAAGCGCTATCCCGTGCTGCTGATTGACGAATATCAGGACACCGATGCGGGCTTCGTAGAGGCTCTAAAGCAGCATTTCCTAGGTACGGGTACGGGGCCTATCATTGGCCTGTTCGGCGACCATTGGCAGAAGATCTACGGTGAGGGATGCGGTGCGGTCGAGCACGCAGCACTCGAGGTGATCGACAAAAACGCCAATTTCCGATCCGCCGAACCCATCGTCGCGGTGCTCAATCGCATGCGACCCGATCTCGAACAGATCCCCAGCGACCCGGATGCGCCGGGTGAGGCTCGAATCTTTCACACGAATGCATGGCCGGGCCAGCGCCGAACGGGCCAGGGCGGTGGTCACTGGACTGGCGACACGAGCCCCGAGGCGGCACGCGCCTATCTCGATCACCTGAAGCAGCGATTGTCGGATGAGGGCTGGGACTTTGCCGTCGAACGCACCAAGATCCTGATGCTCAGCCACAGCGTGCTGGCGAAGGAACAGGGCTATCCGACCATCCAGAGCATTTATGGCCAGTTCAACGATGCCTGGCTCAAGAAAGAAGACCCCCACATCAAATTTCTGGCCGACCAGCTCGAGCCAGCATGCGCGGCCTTTCAGGCGAAGCGCTATGGCGAGATGTTTGAGAGCCTAGGCGCCGGCAGGCCGTGCATCCGTCGGCATCACGACAAGGTCGCATGGACGCAGTCTCTCGAACAGCTTATCCAATTGCGAGCGACCGGCACGATCGGCGCCGTCATCGACCTCATCAAAGGCCAGGCTCACATGCATCTGCCCGAGGCGGTGCTGGACCGCGAGCAACGCTTGGCCGACGCCGGACCCGAACCGGTCGAAGGCGAGTCTCGGAGGATCGCCCAGCTGCGAAGGCTACGGGACGTCGCCTACACCGAGCTGATGGCGGTGGATGCGTTCATCGATGGTCACACGCCCTTCGCCACCAAGCACGGCGTGAAGGGTGCGGAGTTCGAGAACGTGCTCGTCATCGTCGGCCGTGGCTGGAACAAGTATAATTTCGCGCAGATGCTGGAACGGCTCGACCCAGGCCCCCCGGCAGACAAGGTCGAATCCTTCGAGAGCAATCGCAACCTGTTCTACGTCGCGTGCTCCAGACCGAAGCGCCGATTGGCGCTGTTGTTCACCCAGATTCTAAGCGAGCTCGCGATGGCGAAGGTGACAGCTTTGTTCGGCGAGGCCAATGTGATCCCGCTTCCAGCAGATCCCGCGGGCGGGGCCGCGCCATGA
- a CDS encoding thermonuclease family protein → MLFTLLLAAAVVPNGQTFACTPTRVWDGDGPIWCREGAHVRLAGIAAREIDNSCRPGQPCPRASGPAARDALVRLLGGPRGQTSTGHIRVAGSTMRCVSTGEAKGNRTGAWCSAPGIGDLSCAMIATGTVLRWERYAKGRCRSR, encoded by the coding sequence ATGCTGTTCACGCTCCTGCTTGCCGCCGCCGTGGTCCCCAATGGTCAGACCTTCGCCTGCACACCGACGCGCGTCTGGGATGGCGATGGCCCGATCTGGTGCCGCGAGGGCGCCCATGTGCGGCTCGCCGGCATTGCCGCGCGCGAGATCGACAACAGCTGCCGCCCCGGCCAGCCCTGTCCGAGAGCAAGTGGCCCGGCCGCCCGCGATGCGTTGGTGCGCTTGCTTGGCGGACCGCGCGGCCAGACATCCACCGGGCATATCCGCGTGGCTGGCTCCACCATGCGCTGCGTCTCGACCGGCGAGGCCAAGGGCAACCGGACCGGCGCCTGGTGCAGCGCGCCCGGCATCGGCGATCTCAGCTGCGCGATGATCGCTACCGGCACCGTGCTGCGCTGGGAACGCTATGCCAAGGGGCGATGCCGATCCCGCTGA
- a CDS encoding single-stranded DNA-binding protein: protein MQNLVILAGNVGGMPETRTTQGGTRITHFSLATSRPKRDSNGKILRDDNNRRLEDTEWHRITCFNGVGKTVEQYVDKGMKVMVRGRIHYTRWTDSENIERYGVEIIADEVTFLTRAKSNENSGGGNEPEDDEIPF from the coding sequence ATGCAGAACCTCGTCATCCTCGCCGGCAATGTCGGTGGCATGCCGGAAACCCGCACCACCCAGGGCGGCACCCGCATCACCCATTTCAGCCTCGCCACCTCGCGCCCGAAGCGCGACAGCAACGGCAAGATCCTGCGCGACGACAACAATCGCCGCCTCGAGGACACCGAATGGCACCGGATCACCTGCTTCAACGGCGTCGGCAAGACGGTCGAGCAATATGTCGACAAGGGCATGAAGGTCATGGTCCGGGGCCGTATCCACTACACCCGCTGGACCGACAGCGAGAATATCGAACGCTACGGCGTCGAGATCATCGCCGACGAGGTTACCTTCCTCACCCGCGCCAAGTCGAACGAGAATAGCGGCGGCGGCAACGAGCCCGAGGACGATGAAATCCCGTTCTGA
- a CDS encoding plasmid mobilization protein has protein sequence MPVLTFRLDDDVAQRFAALAAVSGGRSALLRRLIGDALAMEAGEGHQAPRARQRATCRVEVRLIPEEIAALDRAADVLGMKRTDWITTLLARRLRANAPLPREERAAVAQAWRELNRIGINLNQATRALNASVMVESGLDVAREAARVASFRSEIVDALAGLGAALKGDLRYWDMADA, from the coding sequence ATGCCCGTCCTCACCTTTCGGCTCGACGATGATGTCGCCCAGCGTTTCGCCGCGCTCGCGGCGGTATCGGGCGGCCGCTCGGCGCTGCTGCGCCGCTTGATCGGTGACGCCTTGGCCATGGAGGCGGGGGAGGGGCATCAGGCGCCGCGCGCCCGCCAGCGCGCAACCTGCCGGGTCGAGGTTCGGCTGATCCCGGAAGAGATCGCCGCGCTCGACCGCGCGGCGGATGTGCTGGGGATGAAGCGTACCGACTGGATCACCACGTTGCTGGCGCGGCGCTTGCGCGCAAACGCGCCCTTGCCGCGCGAGGAGCGGGCGGCCGTCGCGCAGGCGTGGCGCGAGCTCAATCGGATCGGGATCAACCTCAACCAGGCGACCCGCGCGCTCAACGCCTCGGTGATGGTCGAATCCGGCCTCGACGTCGCGCGGGAAGCGGCCAGGGTCGCAAGCTTTAGGTCCGAGATCGTCGATGCGCTCGCCGGTCTCGGGGCCGCGCTCAAGGGCGATCTTCGCTACTGGGACATGGCCGATGCGTGA
- a CDS encoding DUF6088 family protein: MSAVADRIMKRVRGKGRGWVFTPKSFVDFGTRGSVDMALSRLVTAGDIRRIGRGLYDYPRQHDKLGALSPDPANVAKALSTQSGDKLAPSGAAAANRLGLSTQVPARASYATTGRTRVRQAGGRSLTLKHSRAPVLDNAPDSVNAVVQALAHLGKDNIDSDKIRHFAARLDDRDMRMLAQARAEMPGWMGDVVLKIGAARNG; the protein is encoded by the coding sequence GTGTCTGCGGTAGCCGATCGGATCATGAAGCGCGTGCGCGGCAAGGGCCGCGGCTGGGTGTTCACGCCCAAGAGCTTCGTCGACTTCGGGACGCGTGGGTCGGTCGACATGGCGCTGTCGCGCCTCGTGACCGCCGGCGACATCCGGCGCATCGGCCGGGGTCTTTATGACTATCCGCGCCAGCATGACAAGCTCGGTGCGCTCAGTCCCGATCCCGCCAATGTCGCCAAGGCCCTCTCGACGCAGAGCGGGGACAAGCTCGCACCGTCGGGCGCGGCGGCGGCGAACAGGCTCGGGCTATCGACCCAGGTTCCCGCCCGGGCCAGCTATGCCACGACCGGCCGCACCCGGGTCAGGCAAGCGGGCGGGCGCAGCCTGACGCTCAAGCACAGCCGCGCACCGGTGCTCGACAATGCGCCGGACTCGGTCAACGCGGTCGTGCAGGCGCTCGCGCATCTGGGGAAGGACAATATCGATAGCGACAAGATCCGGCACTTCGCCGCCCGCCTCGATGATCGCGACATGCGGATGCTCGCCCAGGCCAGGGCCGAGATGCCCGGATGGATGGGCGACGTCGTCTTAAAGATCGGCGCCGCCCGCAATGGATGA